DNA from Rosa rugosa chromosome 6, drRosRugo1.1, whole genome shotgun sequence:
ggatcaatttcgtccaaaagatgacgatgaagaagtgctagaggcagaggtgccctacctaagtgcaataggcgcattattgtacttagctcaatgcacaagaccggatatctcattcgctgtgaacttgctagctagatatagctctgcgcctacacgacgccattggactggtgttaaagatatctttcgatacctaagtggtacgatcgatatgggcttgttctatccctacagagagaagatggattcggacccatcaagtgccagggacgccacacatagtggactgcgtcccctatccccatcccaaaacgatataagtgttttggaaggttttgctgatgctgggtacctctctgacccacacaaaggtcgctcccaaactggttatgttttcaccatgggaaagaccgcgatatcttggaggtctacaaaacagaccttagtcgctacttcttcgaatcatgcagagattattgctcttcacgaagcagttcgtgaatgtatatggcttcgatccatagttacgcatattcgaagcaattgtggtttgaagtctaccacagatgagccaacgagcatttatgaggataatgctgcttgcattgaacaaatgaagcaaggctacatcaaaggcgacaacaccaagcatatatcgcccaaattcttctacaatcagcaacaacagaaactcctcaagatcaaagtgaaccaggttcgatctgaggacaatgaggcagacttgtttactaagtcattgcccaaatccacgttcgagaaacatgtggcaagaattggcttgcggaaattatctgaactcccatgatcgtagtcatcagggggaggcgcagacatcagggggagatgtctacatgttcacctcgaaacgtgaagggtgtgttgtgctctttttcccctttgaccgaggttatttttgtcccactgggtttttgttactcggcaaggtttttaatgaggcaacgagagaagcaccacgtttggacgacacaagggggagtgttcaaggaaatcccgattatgtgtctggcccaaactctaggttacttgacctagtggtaataggatttaattagaaggatctagaatcctaatcaatgtagaattactttccttgtatgattgagattctatgcattgtaatcctctatataaagaggcccctattatcaatgagaatacacagcaaattcctctcaatttcagtttctctacaacaatatATACATTGTTTTCTACAAATTCCAGGTACCACTTCTTCAAGATGTGAATGAACGAGGATTGAAAAGAATCTCTGAGAAACTTAAACTCCAGAAGTATACAAAGTCAAAGCGGGGCCAGTCAAAGCCTATTATTAAAGAGCAGGAATCGCTTAAAATGATATTCATCGTTGATGGAGTTGCAAGTATTGAAAAGAGATATTGTCTCACTCGTTGGGAGATAAAAGCAGGAGAATTCTATGGGGATGAGCTCCTAACATCGGCCATCAGCCCCAGCAACCGAGTCCGTTATTCCCAAAACTGAAGTTCAAGCCCTGATTCTTGAGGCCGAAGCTTGGCAGAGTGTGGTGTCTGAGAACAAGCTGCATATTAGCAAAGAGATCACTATTTCGTCAAAATATGACATCAACCTTTTGTCCATGCTAAAGAGTGTAAGTTAATTTCTACTTCTATCACTCCAGTTGGAATCGTTGATCTTTTAGATTTTTCTGTGCTAGTAagtctgcaaaatttcagttatATTGAAAACTGTTTGGTCATTCAAAATGACGTagcattataaaaaaaaaattaaatgataCAAAAAGGTATCAAATGACTATAGATGATAGATGTAGCTTTGCAATTTATTTCATCAGTCTAAATTATTCAAGTTTTAGACCTCCATTAATAGATTGATCCAATATATTATGCTAAATTCTAAATTATAGATTTTAGATCCTGGTTTTGCATCTGGACATATTAATGACATTATGTTGGTCTATTTACTTGATTCAAGATAGATATATAATACCCGAAAGATTTCCGATTCTGCTCTTTTTTTTGCAAAAATGGTCTGTTAGATGATACCCTATGATAATCATATATAATACTTGATTTAGAATTAATAATTGGTCTTTTTCATAGGTGCCAGAACTAGAAAAGTATGATGAAAATTTTCTGAAGGCAATCAGTGAGGTCCTTCGGCGAGAGAGCTATGACGTCATCGGGTCGCAAATTATTACAGAGAACGACGAACTGATGAACAAGATGTTTTTGGTCACGCGTGGGGAAGTAGGTGTAACAAGGCCTGGTAAAAGGAACAGGAGACTGTATAAGGTTGGAGCGCTCTACGGAGAAGAACTTCTAGATTGGGCGTTGGATGTGTTGCATACGGGAACGGCGTCTTCTCTCCCCTTATCGGCCGGTACTGCTTCGTCGACCAAAGCTGAAGTTGACGTCCTCGTTCTCTACGCCACGGAAttggagaagaagatgaaggagtTAGCTGCTACTGATTCTGAGTCGGAGGATTAAATGACCAATGAAATATCGCACTCAAATACTCAACTATGATATATGCAATAAGTTGTTTTCTCTTGATGACTGGAATGAAGTTGAGTGACATACTTCTTCACTTTTTATTCTTCATAGTTATATTTAAAAGGATCAAATCTCTGACATTATTTGATTCCAACTCAATTTCTAACCCTTACTCACCACTTGGAAAGCTCAAAGGACAAATAATATTTTTGTGCTTGCTAATTATTCATCAATCAGTAGAGGTAAGATTAAACCTCATAAATTGTggcccaaaaaaataaataaataaataaaagaagaagaagtaaaaaAACTGATAAACAAACCATCCATCACGAGTCCCTTCACCTGCAAAACACTCGCCTAAGCCTAGCTAAGCTCGCCCACATGTCTTGATCCAGTGGTTATGCCTACACTCCATTGTGCTAAGGTTCCTGTTTTGCCAGTATTAGATGATAAGAATGTAAGATCAACAAATGGTATGTATGGTGAGCAGGTGAAGGCCATACAAATGTTAATCATAAATCTACATGCTGGGTTGTCTTGTTTTAACTTGACTCCTATACTGTATTATGATCAGGGGTTCAGGATTTAATTACATGTTAAACGAAATAACATGTTACCTACCCAAAAAAAGTAGAGAAAATCAGTCATGTTTATAGAATTATAGTGATCGAGGCTTGAGTGGATTGGTGGTTTAAGAATTACTTTTCCATTCGTTTGTTGTGTGGGTAAATGAACTTTGTGTGGTCCATTCCTACATATAGTATTGATATTGTCCCACTTCATTGATGTTAACAGGTGTGAGATTTTATCTCAAAAAAACTGGACTTCATTGATGTTAACAGGTGTGAGATTTTATCTCAAAAAAACTATGTATTCCTATAATCTAATCACTTAGggcatgtttacttacttggaatggaatggaatgtaatgaaatgattacggagtaaaaacacccctgtgtttactaacacataaaggaatctgAATGTTACCTGGTAAAAGAAttcatgtgtttactaacacatgaatgaatcggaattggtgtaggtcacacctatttatcaggaatcgattcctgaatactcaagaattcgattacgaaggggggagatgggtttaggaatcattcctccggaatcaataccgattcctttcttctcccattccacttgtctccgattcatgattattttccattccaagtaagtaaacgtgtcattaTATCctttgagaaattttttttgctaCGGTCAAACCACGTGGCATGCTGATGCTGAAGTGGTTTGACGCGCACATAAACCAATGACATGTGGACCTGTTCAATGCAATACAAAATCGATTTGACCGAAATACCCACTCTCCTCCCTCTATAGAAACTGCCATGGTTTGGGTAATTTAGATCTCGATCAGAAGATATACATTCTTGTTCTTAAGGCTATGAAGAATTTGCACGACCCGAACTCCTGTAGATTTTCTGTACATCTCTCTCCTTTTGCTATTTCTCCTTGAAATCCCCACAACTTTATTGACGAAAGTTTCCATGGAAACTCAAGAAAAAAATCTAAATCTGAATCTCTTTGAAACAAAAACCTGCAATCTAGGCTATCATTTTAAGATCTGTCAACCTCTAGAGGATCATCTATGATTTACACCAAGACTCTGTCCCTTGTTATCAGCATAGACTTCTCTAGAAACAAATTGAGTGGAGATCTTGGTTAGGAACTAACGAGCTGTACGTTTGGTTTGGTTGCCATGAATTATCCAGAAACCATAAAAGTGCGCTATCACTTTTTTTCTTCTGGAAAGCAAGATGTCAATTAACCAATATTCAATGATGAAGATATTTGAAATTTGATCTGAAATTGGCTTCTCCATGAGTTTATTTTCTCTTACTTGGTTGAATTCTTCGCTAGTTATTAATTAAGTTCTTGATCAATGCTAAAGATTTGCAGGAAATTAAGCTGCAAAACAGCAATAGTGTCGTATGAGAGAGATGGGATGAGAGGAAAGGGTACTTTAGAACAATCAAATTATACTTCACATTATCAAAATCACGTGTCAGTATTTTAGTGGCACATCAAACCACGTGGCATGATGACTTGATTTGACTGTAGTATAGAAAAATTTCTCATATTCTTTATGTTGTAGTGTTTATTTTTTAATGTGAGACTTTCACATCTTAATTTATATCGAGTTACACAACCCCAACATACTATCTATATCATCCGAATCTCTTCTATCTTAAACATAGGTCCAAAACACAATCAAAGAACCAAATTAATTACcttaaaaaagaaacagaaaaggcaGGGAAGCAAAGTAAGAATCTTGTTTGTGGagcatttattttctttccttttcataAAGAAAGTCATGCATGACTTAAAAACCAAGCTATCCCAGCCCCGTCGCATATTATACCAAAATACATCTTTACCCTTATTGCAATATCATGCTTGATTAAATACTGAAATTTCAGCATCCATTTGATATCAAATATATATCGTTGtgaagcctctctctctctctctctctctggaaccctaaaatttcattcGATCTTCTTCTCTACAAACCTAGATCACTATGCAACGTGGTACCATGGCCGATCAGCTGTCCCCCGACCAGAAGTCAAAGTTCAAGGAGGCGTTCAGCCTTTTCGACAAGGACGGCGATGGCTCCATCACTACCAAAGAGCTCGGCACTGTGATGCGCTCACTTGGGCAGAACCCGACCGAAGAAGAGCTTCAAGATATGATCAACGAGGTTGATGCCGATGGAAGCGGTACCATGGAATGCCAAGAGTTCCTTGAACTGATGGCCAAAAAGATTAAGGGCACTGATTCCGATGAGGAGCTCAAGGAAGCGTTTCGGGTGTTTGATAAGGACCAGAATGGCTTCATTTCTGCCGCCGAGCTCCGTCATGTCCTGACGAATCTCGGCGAGAAGCTGACAGATGAGGAAATTGGTGAGATGGTTAGGGAGGCTGATTTGGATAGAGATGGACAAATCAACTATGAGGAGTTTGTCAAAGTTATGGTGGCCAAGAGAGGACGAAGCCGGAGCAGCGGACACGGTAACATGAATTCTTCTTCAAGGGAACACAAGACTAAGAACGGCCGTACTAAACAGCGTATACGCCAATATATTTCTGCCTGTAGTGTAATGTAATATGCACATTGATGACAAGAATtaccatatatatgtatatataatatatattgcTAATGTATACATTATTATCCATAAAAAAGGTTTTTCAGTTAAAGGTTTCGGAATTTACCTAATAAATGGGGAATGTTCCATATACAGACCTCGTTTCATAACATCAACAAAAGACCAATTACGTGGATTCTCTCCAATTACCATTCTTTTGAAATACTGCAAAAGTTTCCGAAATGCTGCACAACATTTTCTAACTCTATGTCACTGCATGAAATCCATTACCATTAAATTTTGAATTCTTGCTTTACAAATAAAGGGTAATTTGAACAATTTGTAAAGGTAGAATGACCATTTTTGTTGATGTTATAAAAATATGGTCCCCTACTGTTGAGACTAAAAATTTCACAAACCCAAAATGAGAAAATTGGTTCGACGCAAAAGTGAGAGAGTCCAGTAACTTTCAAATTGGTTTAGCTTAATTATCTCCGAAGCATGATTACGTGGATTGATACTCAAGGCAtcaaaattcaaattcagaaccTTGGATAGTCTTCCTATCTTACAAATTCAAGACCAAGTCAAGATGGGTGAGATTTCAAATTATCTATCCAGCAAGGACAACAAAAGCTACGATCATTTGAACTTGTGGACTTCTCTTTCAAGTAGCAATCAGATAGCTCATTTTGTATCAagctttcaaattcaaattccatACCGGAAGTTGTGGATAGTTCCCACAGTTACAAGTTTGAATATGGGAATGGTTATCGTCATCTGAAgatcatttcaaattcaaaaaaaagttATGGTTAACCTGCATGATCTCTTATTCTTCTACGTTGCCTATATAAAGAGCTCTTTACAACAAGTGAAGAGAGGCAGCAGAGAGGCAACGAAGGAGGCAGCAGAGAGGCAACAAAGGAGGCAGCAGAGAGGCAACAAAGGAGGCAGCAGAAAACGCTAGAGGGAGCAGAAGCGGACACAGGAAATACATCAAGAAAGAGGTGAAGCTTGCTGCAGAGGAGAGAGGAAGCGTTTCAGCAATTTTGATCGAAGCAAGGAGCCAACAAGCAAACAACACAAAGGTTGGGGCCTCTCTGATCCACCCATGCTACTTTCTTTTTCTGTGCAGCATCTCTTTTACCTGTGTCACCATGGAGCTATGAAGGTCCCCGGAGCGGTCGCAATCTCGTTTACGATACATGTGTATCAACGGGTGTATGACCAATCCGGTGGAATTTTTTAAGCCTTGCAGCAGTAAACAGAGTGTCAACGGAGCTTCAACGAAAACAGGCTCCATCAAAAGCTCTTGCTTGCGCCTGCACCACACAGTGGCACACACAGAGGCTCTGTCAAATGAGTGCAAGCTGATACAACAAGGACGGGGAAAAGAAGATGACCTAATTGATTGTTAAAGCCTGTTGAAAGTTGCTACTGCTGTTGACGAAGCCACAAGAGGAAGCTGGTACTACGCAGATGTCAAAAAGACGAAGCTACAGCCCTGCCTAATGCCACCATCTTCAAGCTTCGACGCCTCTGCTGCTGGTGCATACCAAGTgaaggaagaaaacaaaaatgagcTGAGTTCTGTTACCTTTCGTGTACAAGGGAGAGGTCAGCAAACCAGTGAAAGCTCCAAAGCTCGCCCAAATTTCCATCAccaattgatgaagaaagaagGGGAAGCAACGACACATTGGTACATGTATACACATACACAGGACTTCCATCGAACAGGTGGTGGGCGTCGTATCTGCTGCTTAAACAGCACCGCAAAGAGAGCAAGGAAATCCCTATGAGTCATCAAGAGAAGCACCAAAGAGTCCAGTTCAATTTCCTATACGCCATCAGACTTATCCACTTGAAAAAGTTAAAAAAGATGGGAAGAGCAATTGATACATGGTAGCACTCAAAAGAGCCACCGAGCCAGCCAAGTAAAATATCGAAGAACTTGTACCAGATTGACCACTTCTACTTGTATTGATAGCAAAGGACAATTAGCTAATTAAATATGTGGCTAATTAAAGTTTGATTAGATATGTGGTCCACAAGGTGGAACCAACGAAATGAGTAGCATGTTGCTCATATAAAagtcaaagaaacaaaaaagcaaGACAATGGATAATtggcttcaaaaaaaaaaaaaaagagttagtCCTCTCCTGAATATTGGTGCGGCAAGAAAGTCAAACAGGGGTGGATTAATTGCAGATCTCAGCCGGGCCTCCTACAAAAATTGGGAAGCAAGCCCATTTCAAAGCTAGTCAagatgggtgtccaaatcacttGAAGCAAATCACTCACTTGAAGCAGATCACTATGGTTCCGTAATATGATTCGCTGACAAGTGAAGAAGGCGACACAAAGCCCATTGCAAAATCCAAGGCCCATTATGAAGCTCGGCATGTTCGGGTGCCCAGATCACTTTTTCACCTGGCGTTGATGAAACTAAAGCCTGAGGATAAatatgggtgtccagatcacTTTAAAGCTCGAGCTCTATTAATTTGCAGCCTAAAGCCCATTCCAAGTCACAAGGCCCACTGCAAATCTCAGTACATCGGGTCTGGGTCAAATCAACAGACACTCTACCAAATTGGGTGTCCCAAGGAAATACATTTGACGGGTTcaaaaaaatatacacacatccGTCGGATAAAAAGTCGGTACAAAACCGAAATACAAATTCGAATGAACTacagtggtttgatcccttcacggggtatgtaggcagtctagcgacccactagatgcaaccgcaactccaaacagaacccctgactccaccagtcaaattcaaccagtcccaaatgaatcactgactccagtcaaattctcccaacaccagaaaaatcaaattcattccCAAATCACACAAATAAAGTCCAAACCAAATTCAAGGGCTTTAAACACTTTCCCAAACACAGAttcaaaataaatgggtcatctacccatttaaatctcaaaagccggaactacatgtggtttgatcccgcaaagggtatgtaggcaatctagaaaCAAACTAATCTAGATACAACCGCGtcctaaacacaaaatcgaatccctggtccacttaaaccaaattcgtcccaaacactactctaattccaaaatcaaagccctccaatgagtcatccactcattggaactctcgaactacgagtggcttgatccctctccaagggtacgtaggcaacccattcaaatatccgggtgcagccgcaaaaaacaaacaaacatacatcccatcaattggtttcttcataaatggaatcaaatggtgtttccctgtaacaagggattgtaattaagagacacattctgtcttgaatgggtcgaacccgaaataataaaaactctatttactaaatgaatacgagtgaaattatgttgggtgacatttacgctcgctgtgtgcaattttctctcaacaCCTACTATTCAATTTTTAGAAGTTGATTAAAAGTGGGCTCaacttatgttttttttttttgatcgggttagttgttagtaactcacacacccatgcagtggtatcccagcgccaggacacctacaccgacattgcggcgaaagccaggcaaagccagactaatccactgcaccgcagacgcacgaacccaaagggtccctcaaatctgctagccacgggatggagctgagattcgaacgctagacctgggggttccaaaCTAGgtcattcgaccaacacaccacaccacgtggttggGCTCAACTTATGTTGATCATTAATTTGTATGGCATACTTCatggtatatatatttttggttCCATAATCTCGATCTAAGCTATGTGATGATTGCTTTTCTATCAAATCTTCGGATAACTTAAAAGGTATCAGGCGCTCGATCCACATCTCAGGCGCCGTTTGTGCTGATCGTTACGTGTGTATTCATTTGGCATTAAGGTAATTTTGTTCTCTTGAACGGCTATcaaagctttgaaatttcagcATGCAATCGATCAATACACATTGGGTGTGATCgcgaagctctctctctctctctaaccctAAATTTCACGATCTAATTCAATAAAATGGGATCGACGTTCTTCTCTCGAACCATACGTCGAACGACGACCACCGCCACGGCCACGGCCTATCAGCTTCCTGACGATCAGATCGCCGAATTCAAGCATGCTTTCAGCCTTTTGGACAAGGACGGCGACGGTTCCATCACTACCAAAGAGCTCGGCACCGTGATGCGCTCACTCGGTCAGAAGCCAACTGAAGAAGAGCTCGAGGTGATGATTAAAGAGGTCGACGTAGATGGAAACGGTAGGATTGATTTCCAAGAGTTCGTTAACCTAATGGCCCGGAAGATGCAGGACACTCTCACAGAGGACCAGCTCAAGGAAGCGTTTCGGGTTTTCGATAAGGACCAGAATGGCTTCATTTCTGCCGATGAGCTCCGTCATGTTATGACGAGCCTCGGCGAGACGCTGACGGATGAGCAGGTTAATCAGATGGTTCGTGAAGCTGATATGGACGGTGATGGACAAATCAACTATAAGGAGTTTGTGAAGGTCATGATGGCCAAGAAAGTACATAGCCGGAGCCTCGAGCATTGTAGCAGTGGTTCTAGTAAGGGTCACAAGCCTAAGAAACTCCGTTGTAGAGAGCGTGTACGCCAATGTTTCTACCTCTAGCGTAGTACGTACCAATTGTATTGATGACAAGGAATGTCATTGTTAATTTATACAACAGTGTTCTGAAATTATTTATGTTCAAGTTGATAAAGAATGGGCTCAGTTGATCATGATCTTTCTCTATGGCATATATGCTACATGATATATTCTGAGCTATGTGATGGCTTCTGGATTCTTCAGACACAAGGTACTGGCAGACAATGCAACAAGGTACGTACCTGGTCGGAACTCAGCCACGTCTGGGGTGTGTGCGCTGATTGATGTGCTATTATTCGGTATTCGGTGTGTTTTCTTTGATTCCATAACGTATTTCCTGGTTCTTTCTGATTTGTGTTCATTAAATGATTTAAATCTGTTTTGTGTATGATAGTGTTACGTTTGGATATGTATTTGACTTAAATAATGTTGTTATGGTGACAATAAATGTTGTTGTATTGTATTCTTGGGGATCAAAAAAGTTTCAGTATGATCACGAATGATCTTTGACGACATAATTGAGGAATTATTCACTGAAATTCAGCTAGGCCAAGAGGGTTATATGCATCAGAAAGAGTGAAATTATAGCTAGGCCAATAGTCTGTAATTCACAAAATTATAGCTTGCTATTAGTTGGTGGGTTACATGAGTTCCTCAGTAAATTTAACTGTTCTATGTTGTTTGTGAATTAACAAATGAACATCCAGTATATAAGCTAAAATTGACATTCTTTTGTCTCATCTCTCCCTCCTGCCTCTTGGTTCATCTCAAATTGGAATTCTCGATCACCATATATATGGGGTACATGTTCTAGTTAGGCATTTCTGTTGCACGCTTCATGCATATGCTTGGACTGCATAACTTTTCTTTCATCGGTTCTAGCTTGATCATCTATGGTTGTCAATTAAGATCCACCATAGCTATAGCTTCATTGCTTCCACATATGCCAGAAATTCAAATACTACCATAAGGAACTACCTACATAAAGAATTGCAGCAGGTCTCTGTAACCTTAACAGCTTATAAGAGTAAACCTGAATGTGCATGGTACATACAAGGTAATTCATTTCTCTCTCGTTCAGGAAGCTCTTCtttttatggactttcatcatTTGGTAGCATTATCAATTCACATTGCTTGGTTTTAATGGAATGGACAAGGATACATAAAAGTATAAGCGGAACAACTTAAATAATGTTTAAGGACAAGCAtaaattaacagagagagagagagagtaatgttgcagagagaatggagactccagtgtgtttattcatctcatacaaagaggtatttataggaatacatttgaagtgtgaaagctcaaagagTAACTCAATTTGATAACAACTAcatttacagctgcagctccacatggtggctgtgatgatgataattgccatgcttgttgccctttggcataaagcttgtcacacaagtctctatacctacattatacactcaagtacattatctatacactcaagtacctattgtatacatgatatatatagacatttatactatgactcatatatacaacatgattcatatatactacaacactcccccttggatatttcatgtcaatagtattgtctaggccgtgcgcttcgaaattgcctcgttaaaaaccttgccaagtaataaaaccctgtgggaaaaaacaaccttggtcgaaggagaaaaagagcacaacgcgcgttgagtgtggagtatgtttctggatactccccctgatttagatACTCCTccttgtgtctcccaaacgtggtgcttctctcgttgcctcattaaaaaccttgccgagtaataaaaactctatgggacaaaaataacctcggtcgaaagggaaaaagagcacaacacactcttcacgtttcgagaccatatatgtagacatctcctcctctgattgatctttgaggagagtctgttgttgctgattttatgcttgatgttgtcgcttttgatgcagccttgcttcatttgtttcaaaacaagcagcattattttaaatgcttgtaggctcatatgtggtagacttcaaaccacaactgttcgaacatgcgtaactatggatccagtctatatacattcacgaactacttcgtgaagagcaataatctttgcattgttcgaagatatagcgactaaggtctattctgtagaccttcaagatattgcggtcttaccca
Protein-coding regions in this window:
- the LOC133715139 gene encoding uncharacterized protein LOC133715139, with amino-acid sequence MLKSVPELEKYDENFLKAISEVLRRESYDVIGSQIITENDELMNKMFLVTRGEVGVTRPGKRNRRLYKVGALYGEELLDWALDVLHTGTASSLPLSAGTASSTKAEVDVLVLYATELEKKMKELAATDSESED
- the LOC133715137 gene encoding calmodulin-1-like encodes the protein MGSTFFSRTIRRTTTTATATAYQLPDDQIAEFKHAFSLLDKDGDGSITTKELGTVMRSLGQKPTEEELEVMIKEVDVDGNGRIDFQEFVNLMARKMQDTLTEDQLKEAFRVFDKDQNGFISADELRHVMTSLGETLTDEQVNQMVREADMDGDGQINYKEFVKVMMAKKVHSRSLEHCSSGSSKGHKPKKLRCRERVRQCFYL
- the LOC133715138 gene encoding calmodulin-like, with amino-acid sequence MQRGTMADQLSPDQKSKFKEAFSLFDKDGDGSITTKELGTVMRSLGQNPTEEELQDMINEVDADGSGTMECQEFLELMAKKIKGTDSDEELKEAFRVFDKDQNGFISAAELRHVLTNLGEKLTDEEIGEMVREADLDRDGQINYEEFVKVMVAKRGRSRSSGHGNMNSSSREHKTKNGRTKQRIRQYISACSVM